A DNA window from Chloroflexota bacterium contains the following coding sequences:
- a CDS encoding amidohydrolase yields MYTGKLISSDDHIFEPRDLWTSRAPRAQWADMPHVVQEPDGDWWVWKGHKMLSFGPGTQPGRRFENRDHVKLVDREERLLPGGYDPQQRIKDMEIEQMEAGIMYTTVAIALYHFASSDELTALLRPYNDWLADFCAVSPKKLRGICLLNSDDVPSAVKEMERCKKLGHVGALIATWPDDAHRFFRPEYDALWGAAQDLQMPLHMHLGGNRPGAGNELQTLKILTPAFRTNFDYWVRMSLADMTYAGVFERFPKLMVGSVEQEMAWIPHFLERMDFAYTQRSPNKGDYRFNEKMLPSDYFHRNCFASFQQDAIGIRLRDLIGVQCLLWGSDYPHIESTFPRSRQILGEILAGCTDEEKHAIVYGNAKRIYGL; encoded by the coding sequence ATGTACACCGGCAAGCTCATCTCGTCTGATGACCACATCTTCGAACCGCGCGATCTCTGGACCAGCCGCGCCCCCCGAGCCCAGTGGGCCGATATGCCCCATGTGGTCCAGGAGCCCGATGGCGATTGGTGGGTCTGGAAGGGCCACAAGATGCTCAGCTTTGGCCCAGGCACGCAACCGGGGCGGCGTTTCGAGAATCGGGACCATGTGAAGCTTGTTGACAGAGAGGAGCGTCTCCTCCCCGGCGGCTATGACCCGCAGCAGCGCATCAAGGACATGGAGATCGAACAGATGGAGGCGGGCATCATGTACACCACCGTTGCCATTGCTCTCTACCACTTCGCCTCCAGCGACGAGCTCACCGCCCTCCTCAGGCCCTACAACGATTGGCTAGCCGATTTCTGCGCCGTCTCCCCCAAAAAGCTCCGGGGCATCTGCCTCCTGAACTCTGATGACGTGCCCTCAGCCGTTAAGGAGATGGAGCGCTGCAAGAAATTAGGCCACGTCGGCGCCCTCATCGCCACCTGGCCCGATGATGCGCACCGCTTCTTCCGTCCTGAATACGATGCCTTGTGGGGTGCCGCTCAGGACCTGCAGATGCCCCTGCATATGCACCTAGGCGGCAATCGGCCAGGGGCGGGCAATGAGCTCCAAACACTGAAAATCCTCACCCCGGCCTTCCGCACGAACTTCGACTATTGGGTGCGTATGTCCCTGGCCGATATGACCTACGCAGGCGTCTTCGAGCGCTTCCCAAAGTTGATGGTCGGCTCGGTCGAGCAGGAGATGGCCTGGATTCCTCATTTCTTGGAGCGCATGGACTTCGCCTACACCCAGCGCTCACCAAATAAAGGCGACTACCGATTCAATGAGAAGATGCTCCCCAGCGACTACTTCCACCGCAACTGCTTCGCCAGCTTTCAGCAGGACGCCATCGGCATCCGCCTGCGCGACCTCATCGGCGTCCAGTGCCTGCTCTGGGGCTCCGACTACCCGCACATCGAATCCACGTTTCCGCGCAGCAGGCAGATCCTCGGGGAGATCTTGGCCGGCTGCACGGACGAAGAGAAGCACGCCATCGTCTACGGCAACGCCAAGCGCATCTACGGCCTCTAG